One window from the genome of Leptospiraceae bacterium encodes:
- the dnaE gene encoding DNA polymerase III subunit alpha yields the protein MKKKKLNFTHLHLHTTFSLLDGAIRIKDLMEYLNQHEMDSVAITDHGNMYGVIQFYQEAVKHNIKPIIGNEFYVAPGKRTEKKFVENLADGNNFHLVLLAQNLKGYKNLIKLTSRSFTEGFYRKPRIDYELLEEYSEGLICLTACLGGEVQSKILSGRFHEAEALAKRLKDIFGKDRFYLEIQNHGLKEEEIVAKGNIEISKKWDIPLVLTNDAHFLTQKDHEIQDILLRINQKKTIDEPLEFGFNQEFYVKTPEEMFQVFPEIPEAFYNTQKIKEMVDLSFEFGNPLLPKFDVPKGYTTNSYLRKLAEEGLKRRYKVITKEIQERFEFEYKVITEMDFASYFLIVQDFINWAKSQNIPVGPGRGSAAGSLIAYCLGITEIDPIRYNLLFERFLNLERKEMPDIDVDFCMERREEVINYVKQKYGEENVAQIITYGNMAAKACIKDVARVLKMPFAEANLYSQAIPNTPKITIEEAYEESLEFQRYVNKSELHKKVFEIAKKLEGNSRQTGVHAAGVVIAPEPLENIVPLATVANPKDKSSQRILVTQFDMNVLSEIGLVKMDFLGLRNLTVIHNTLKRIQKRRGIQIDINNIPLDDKKTYQLLQSGKVKGIFQLESSPGMRDFVVRMQPEVFEDLIALIAMYRPGPLQTGMADMYINRKKGLEKVEYPHPDLEGILKETYGVILYQEQVMQIAQKIGGFSKGQSDTLRKAMGKKIESKMQEMKVLFIEGAVQRGYDSKFAEELYNQMSEFAKYGFNKSHSAAYAMIVYQTAYLKANYTIEFLTEVLNSEIHKTEKLTPYFYESKELNIKIEKPDINKSFELFEIENENTIRYGLSAIKNVGDNVVSNILEVRNRIKQFRSFTEFLQEINLKTINKRALESLIYAGCFDNLGYTRKGLIESLEYLIEKVKKNKEPYQESQGVLFLSLGTTNLLMKHGFYHNNTEALEYKISKEEFQQDEFFKKEKEVLGIYFSGHPLDKYQYLIRHLKITPIEKLYTENKTSEFELCGVIQDLEIKSSRNKKEYARFQLLDWTGQVQCLVFSNLIESNRNLLQEDQIVWVKGRADVDEETQNITILVDEIKALTEELLEEKAEQSLHIKIQREVFQEDSFVQLWELFNKHIKNHKGKAQIYFHIIENGSTQTVIKAHSTFSISVNDELIKELKKIEGIKGIYHTIGTTIKAL from the coding sequence GATCACGGAAACATGTATGGTGTGATTCAATTCTATCAAGAAGCCGTAAAACACAACATCAAACCCATCATCGGCAATGAATTTTACGTAGCTCCGGGGAAAAGAACCGAAAAAAAGTTCGTAGAAAACTTGGCTGATGGAAATAACTTTCATTTAGTTTTATTAGCACAAAACCTAAAGGGCTACAAAAACCTCATCAAACTCACATCCCGTTCTTTTACCGAAGGGTTTTATCGAAAACCCCGAATTGATTATGAACTCTTAGAAGAATATAGTGAAGGATTGATTTGTCTTACGGCTTGTCTGGGAGGTGAGGTCCAAAGCAAAATTCTTTCTGGAAGATTCCACGAAGCCGAAGCTCTTGCCAAAAGACTCAAAGACATTTTCGGAAAAGATCGATTCTATCTCGAAATCCAAAATCACGGACTCAAAGAAGAAGAGATTGTTGCCAAAGGAAACATAGAAATTTCCAAAAAATGGGATATCCCTTTAGTGCTCACAAATGATGCCCACTTTCTGACGCAAAAAGATCACGAAATCCAAGACATATTATTGAGAATCAATCAAAAGAAAACCATTGATGAACCTTTGGAATTTGGATTTAATCAAGAATTCTACGTAAAAACACCAGAAGAAATGTTCCAGGTATTTCCTGAAATCCCCGAAGCCTTCTACAACACCCAAAAAATCAAAGAGATGGTTGATTTGTCGTTCGAATTTGGAAACCCTTTACTTCCTAAGTTTGATGTTCCAAAAGGCTATACCACAAATAGCTATTTACGAAAACTTGCTGAAGAAGGGCTCAAACGAAGATATAAAGTGATCACAAAAGAAATTCAAGAACGCTTTGAGTTCGAATACAAAGTCATCACAGAAATGGATTTTGCTAGTTATTTTCTGATTGTTCAGGATTTCATCAACTGGGCAAAAAGTCAAAACATCCCCGTTGGACCGGGACGTGGTTCCGCCGCTGGTTCACTGATTGCCTATTGCTTAGGAATCACAGAAATTGATCCCATTCGTTATAATTTGCTATTTGAAAGATTTTTGAACTTAGAAAGAAAAGAAATGCCTGATATCGACGTTGATTTTTGTATGGAACGAAGAGAAGAAGTCATCAACTACGTAAAGCAAAAATACGGAGAAGAAAACGTAGCTCAGATCATCACATACGGAAACATGGCAGCGAAAGCCTGCATCAAAGATGTTGCCAGAGTTTTGAAAATGCCCTTTGCGGAAGCTAATCTCTATTCTCAAGCTATCCCCAATACCCCAAAAATTACCATCGAAGAAGCCTACGAGGAATCACTGGAATTTCAAAGATATGTAAATAAAAGTGAACTCCACAAAAAGGTTTTTGAGATCGCAAAAAAGTTAGAAGGAAACTCACGTCAAACGGGTGTGCATGCCGCCGGAGTAGTGATAGCTCCCGAACCTCTGGAGAATATCGTTCCTCTTGCCACAGTTGCCAACCCCAAAGACAAATCTTCCCAAAGGATTTTGGTGACACAGTTTGACATGAACGTTCTTTCTGAAATTGGTTTAGTCAAAATGGATTTTCTGGGCCTTAGGAATTTAACCGTCATTCACAACACTCTAAAAAGAATCCAAAAAAGAAGGGGGATTCAGATTGATATTAACAACATCCCATTGGATGATAAAAAAACCTATCAACTTTTACAATCGGGAAAAGTCAAAGGCATCTTTCAATTAGAGTCTTCTCCGGGTATGAGGGATTTTGTGGTTCGAATGCAGCCAGAGGTATTTGAAGACCTGATTGCTTTGATTGCCATGTATCGTCCGGGACCACTTCAAACGGGCATGGCAGATATGTACATCAACCGTAAAAAAGGCTTAGAAAAAGTAGAATACCCTCATCCCGACTTAGAAGGAATCCTAAAAGAAACCTACGGTGTGATTTTGTACCAAGAACAAGTGATGCAAATTGCTCAAAAGATTGGGGGCTTCAGCAAAGGTCAATCCGATACCCTCAGAAAAGCCATGGGGAAAAAGATCGAATCCAAAATGCAAGAAATGAAAGTTCTCTTTATTGAAGGAGCGGTTCAAAGAGGATATGACTCAAAATTCGCAGAAGAATTATATAACCAGATGTCTGAGTTTGCAAAGTATGGGTTTAATAAATCTCATTCTGCTGCATATGCCATGATTGTTTACCAAACTGCCTATCTAAAAGCCAATTACACCATTGAATTTCTCACTGAAGTTCTCAACAGCGAAATTCACAAAACAGAAAAATTAACTCCTTATTTTTACGAATCCAAAGAATTGAATATCAAAATAGAAAAACCAGATATTAATAAGTCCTTTGAACTTTTTGAAATCGAAAACGAAAACACCATACGCTATGGATTAAGCGCCATCAAAAATGTTGGAGATAATGTGGTTTCCAACATTTTGGAAGTTCGAAATCGAATCAAACAATTTCGAAGTTTCACAGAGTTTTTACAAGAAATCAATCTCAAAACAATCAACAAAAGAGCTCTGGAGTCATTGATTTATGCCGGTTGTTTCGACAATTTAGGTTACACCCGAAAAGGCTTGATTGAGTCCTTGGAATATTTAATAGAGAAAGTGAAAAAAAACAAAGAACCCTACCAAGAAAGTCAAGGGGTTTTGTTTCTTTCTCTTGGGACCACAAATTTACTCATGAAACATGGTTTTTATCATAATAATACTGAAGCACTGGAATATAAGATTTCTAAAGAAGAATTTCAACAAGATGAATTCTTCAAAAAAGAAAAAGAAGTCTTAGGGATTTATTTTTCAGGACATCCTTTGGATAAATATCAATACTTGATACGACATCTAAAAATTACTCCCATTGAAAAGCTATACACAGAAAATAAAACTTCGGAGTTTGAATTGTGCGGTGTGATTCAGGATTTAGAAATCAAAAGCAGTAGGAACAAAAAAGAATATGCTCGGTTTCAGCTTTTAGATTGGACTGGTCAAGTTCAATGTTTAGTTTTTTCGAACTTGATTGAAAGCAATAGAAACCTCCTACAGGAGGATCAAATCGTATGGGTGAAAGGAAGGGCAGACGTTGACGAAGAAACCCAAAACATAACGATTTTAGTAGATGAAATAAAAGCTCTCACCGAAGAACTCTTGGAAGAAAAAGCAGAACAATCCCTACACATAAAAATACAAAGAGAAGTCTTTCAAGAAGATAGCTTTGTTCAACTATGGGAATTATTCAATAAACATATCAAAAATCACAAAGGAAAAGCCCAGATTTACTTTCATATTATAGAAAATGGTAGCACCCAAACTGTGATCAAAGCTCACAGCACTTTTTCAATTTCAGTGAATGATGAACTTATCAAAGAACTAAAAAAAATCGAAGGAATCAAAGGTATTTATCACACTATTGGAACCACCATCAAAGCTTTGTGA
- the hisG gene encoding ATP phosphoribosyltransferase: protein MKPLRIAIPSGRMLEDTIEFFKKNLNFDVELPQNRELIFFDVTHTIQFMMVRNQDVPLMVLHGGADAGVCGRDLLFENQYDVFYYLDLPFGFCRLSLAIPEGLSTSDFWRKIYIRIATKYPNLTKDFFFQKGMSVEIIKLHGSIEVAPILKISDGIVDLVSTGKTLKENQLKEIETLMESQAIFIINKGSFYNQFEAFQNLFASFRKLHV from the coding sequence ATGAAACCTCTACGTATTGCTATTCCCTCTGGTAGAATGCTAGAAGATACGATAGAATTTTTCAAAAAAAATCTTAACTTTGATGTGGAACTTCCTCAAAATCGGGAGTTAATTTTTTTTGATGTAACTCACACAATACAGTTTATGATGGTGAGAAATCAAGATGTGCCGTTAATGGTTCTTCATGGGGGTGCGGACGCTGGTGTTTGCGGAAGGGATTTGTTGTTTGAAAATCAGTATGATGTTTTTTATTATCTTGATTTGCCTTTTGGATTTTGTCGCTTGTCCTTAGCAATCCCTGAGGGTTTATCTACTTCTGATTTTTGGAGAAAAATTTACATCCGAATAGCAACGAAGTATCCAAACTTGACGAAAGATTTTTTTTTCCAAAAGGGTATGAGTGTGGAGATCATCAAGCTCCATGGTTCTATTGAAGTAGCTCCTATTTTAAAAATTTCTGATGGCATTGTAGATTTGGTCAGCACAGGGAAAACCTTAAAAGAAAATCAACTCAAAGAAATCGAAACCCTCATGGAATCCCAAGCTATTTTTATCATAAACAAAGGTAGTTTTTATAATCAGTTTGAGGCTTTTCAGAACTTATTTGCCTCTTTTCGAAAACTTCATGTTTAG
- a CDS encoding M23 family metallopeptidase: MRNRLLLFFLIFLVFLGPLIGSPSFQFQWPIQPQKQKHVITSTFGESRMDHFHNGMDISGEDLPVLPITDGKILYFEHSRMFPSSKRFLSGTGEQIWLEHEHGIWSGYYHLKEIYFPTDNFTFRRFDVLGISGNTGKSSSAHLHFFITEEYGKKIINPLLRLPPEEDTTTPVIEHIAFIIIKDEKEEISIILPEKKANIKLTLPRPIYLKVYDANNVPKTKRIPYRIEWTFQNQKSQESSFYQFDFIENHPKGYLLNGNLSFEEVFYKNYVKLKTFPYEEGENLLTIKAIDKNNNTTEKKFLLWIKKEYE, translated from the coding sequence ATGAGAAATAGGTTGTTGCTTTTTTTTCTTATTTTTCTTGTTTTTTTGGGTCCTTTGATAGGTAGCCCAAGTTTTCAATTTCAATGGCCGATACAACCCCAAAAACAAAAACATGTTATTACTTCTACATTTGGTGAATCTCGAATGGATCATTTTCATAATGGCATGGATATATCCGGAGAAGATTTACCCGTTCTACCAATAACCGATGGAAAAATACTTTATTTCGAACACTCGAGGATGTTTCCCTCTTCGAAAAGATTTTTATCTGGCACGGGAGAACAAATCTGGTTAGAACATGAACATGGTATTTGGAGTGGTTATTATCATTTGAAAGAAATCTACTTTCCTACTGATAATTTTACTTTTCGAAGGTTTGATGTTCTGGGAATTTCAGGCAACACAGGAAAATCCTCTTCTGCCCACTTGCACTTTTTTATCACAGAAGAATACGGGAAAAAAATCATCAACCCCCTACTCAGGCTACCTCCAGAAGAAGATACCACAACTCCTGTAATTGAACACATCGCCTTCATCATCATCAAAGATGAAAAAGAAGAAATTTCAATCATCTTGCCCGAAAAAAAAGCAAACATCAAGCTTACACTACCTCGTCCTATTTATTTAAAAGTTTATGATGCCAATAATGTTCCCAAAACAAAACGAATTCCATACCGAATTGAATGGACCTTTCAAAATCAAAAATCTCAAGAAAGTTCATTCTATCAATTTGATTTTATTGAAAATCATCCTAAGGGATATTTACTAAATGGCAACCTCTCTTTTGAGGAAGTATTTTACAAAAACTATGTAAAGCTAAAGACCTTTCCTTATGAGGAAGGAGAAAACCTACTAACCATTAAGGCAATCGACAAAAACAACAACACTACAGAAAAAAAATTTCTTCTTTGGATAAAAAAAGAATATGAATGA
- a CDS encoding sigma-70 family RNA polymerase sigma factor, with protein MSRDRIELKQFEQTQEFEELIERCKSQDWGALQRFFEIYSIEIYNFPIRAFHFSEEDAGDFFLFAFERLRDGKRFKTYRGNASFRTWFYSVLRNLVMDWFRYHKKFKNLEYIPFEQFSKEFSFNMQEDEGYAIDIFYKELDNLEPQSRIVFKLVYLFYLNLEPKDIEILKEVYGKENFEILSFISKTKDYLVKKNQRLTEKIERLQRMHKKYLDLKRKESELMKHEEDSYELKEIKEKLKEWSLNRIKVLERFQKRELLIRVPFHKIAQFLKISVPTVSQHFKKANEKIRQSQELKKFLLI; from the coding sequence GTGAGTCGTGATAGAATTGAATTAAAGCAATTTGAACAAACCCAAGAGTTTGAGGAATTAATAGAACGCTGTAAATCACAAGACTGGGGAGCTCTGCAACGCTTTTTTGAAATTTATAGCATTGAAATTTATAATTTTCCCATTAGAGCTTTTCATTTTTCTGAGGAAGATGCGGGAGATTTTTTTCTTTTTGCTTTTGAACGATTGAGGGATGGGAAGCGTTTTAAAACCTATCGAGGAAATGCTTCTTTTCGGACTTGGTTTTATAGTGTTCTTCGAAATTTAGTGATGGATTGGTTTAGGTATCATAAAAAATTTAAAAATCTTGAGTATATTCCATTTGAACAATTTAGTAAAGAATTTTCCTTTAATATGCAAGAAGATGAAGGTTATGCAATAGACATTTTTTACAAAGAACTCGATAATTTAGAACCCCAATCACGAATAGTCTTTAAGTTAGTGTATCTTTTTTATCTTAATCTTGAACCCAAAGACATAGAAATCCTGAAGGAAGTTTACGGAAAAGAAAATTTTGAAATATTAAGTTTTATTTCTAAAACAAAAGATTATTTGGTCAAAAAAAACCAAAGACTAACTGAAAAGATAGAACGGCTTCAAAGAATGCATAAGAAATATTTGGATTTAAAACGAAAAGAAAGTGAATTGATGAAACATGAAGAAGATAGCTATGAATTAAAAGAAATCAAAGAAAAACTCAAAGAATGGAGTTTAAATCGCATAAAAGTATTAGAAAGGTTTCAAAAGAGAGAACTCTTGATCAGAGTACCATTCCACAAGATTGCTCAATTTCTGAAAATTAGTGTGCCAACGGTAAGTCAACATTTCAAAAAAGCCAACGAAAAAATTCGGCAGTCTCAGGAATTAAAAAAATTTTTACTGATTTAA